From Caretta caretta isolate rCarCar2 chromosome 3, rCarCar1.hap1, whole genome shotgun sequence, a single genomic window includes:
- the LOC125634870 gene encoding taste receptor type 2 member 2-like gives MFPAIIIGLIILGIEFITGIIENGLMIIVNCTEWIRCRKLTCCDIILTSLGISTFFLQRTIFINNIFFALSPVLNGQCDIWRNFYFLWMYLNTLSLWFATWLSVFYCVKIANFSQPLFLWLKQRISGLMPQLFMGSLLVSLVTCLPSANVIDRKYIDNSTNNLSGNTRVECRHNSSSGLVILYMLGYSFPFFIFVVSAVLLITSLWRHTSRMEKNTNLSSDTITETHVSVIRGLIAFIFFYISYFVAIVPFLLKVFALSNLCFRWFCVVIMAAYPSGHSVILILGNSKLKRVAMRALNYAKFWLRDEAS, from the coding sequence ATGTTTCCTGCGATTATTATTGGTTTGATCATTTTAGGAATTGAGTTCATTACAGGGATTATAGAAAATGGATTGATGATCATTGTAAATTGCACTGAATGGATCAGATGCAGAAAACTGACCTGTTGTGACATTATCCTGACTAGCCTGGGCATCTCCACATTTTTCCTACAGAGGACAATATTCATTAACAATATCTTCTTTGCATTATCTCCAGTGTTGAATGGACAGTGTGATATATGGAGAAACTTCTATTTTCTTTGGATGTATCTAAATACTCTCAGCCTCTGGTTTGCTACCTGGCTCAGTGTCTTCTACTGCGTGAAGATCGCCAACTTCAGCCAACCTCTCTTCCTctggctgaagcagagaatatCAGGGCTAATGCCACAGCTATTCATGGGCTCCTTGCTGGTCTCTTTGGTCACCTGTCTCCCTTCAGCCAATGTCATAGATAGAAAGTATATAGACAATTCAACGAATAATCTGTCAGGAAACACCAGAGTGGAATGTAGACATAATTCATCTTCTGGCCTTGTTATTTTGTACATGCTTGGatattcctttcctttcttcataTTTGTTGTTTCTGCCGTACTGTTAATCACTTCTCTGTGGAGACACACCAGTAGGATGGAGAAAAACACAAACCTCTCCAGTGACACCATTACTGAGACTCATGTCAGTGTAATTAGAGGTCTGATTGCTTTCATTTTCTTCTACATTTCTTATTTTGTGGCAATAGtgccatttttattaaaagtatttgCCCTGAGCAATCTCTGTTTCAGATGGTTCTGTGTAGTGATAATGGCTGCTTATCCTTCTGGGCACTCTGTTATCCTGATTCTGGGTAACTCCAAACTGAAGAGGGTAGCAATGAGGGCTTTGAACTATGCAAAGTTCTGGCTGAGAGATGAGGCTTCATAA